The following coding sequences are from one Pararge aegeria chromosome 13, ilParAegt1.1, whole genome shotgun sequence window:
- the LOC120628731 gene encoding uncharacterized protein LOC120628731 isoform X2, producing the protein MIETENEAAENIEDDILDIFGLSPVEPYEDSGSEYVPEQRSRSSSRSLQDILGDSSTENNEEGQPSFSTNKDTRKRMRKESLWKKNVRKNKRARGEAYVNTKGVLIPAKQIDTGLQCTCNQKCHDKIVHDRQKQLFSKFYALANFDLQSAYLYSLIHVVIKARSYVRVRDTTSDRVAGNVTSKPKEFSRLYHLPEANGKHIRVCKSFFKQVFKVSDGRLTRVLKNKPLGDPAPIDKRGRHIPSNKTPETKVNEVKDFINTFPKYDSHYTRHKSESRQYLPPHLNLSIMYSEYKSKVAGPVSKYIFEKIFNENFNLTFHAPVTDSCKRCDNFKVKIDACDNNELSKKNELTIAKELHLRKAESAMKNLKLDMQNAKQDNDTTVIIFDLMKTLPTPVISTGICYYKRQLWTYCLGIHNAGTDEMFMYVWDESTASRGPQEIGSCLLKFIREHVHTKRLIMYSDQCGGQNRNIKVAALCMHIVSSPQFTVENIDHKFTVSGHSFSSCDRAFGLVEKQKKYFPDIYVPEHWNNVILAARKKKPFKIVEMKGDDFISTKALETNITNRKIGVDRSKVEWLKIQWLLYNKSHPFSMFFKYSNEPEVLFAEVNFSKRSSKDTSNFELEILFPEGRKISHEKKKDLLCLLEYVPPIYHPFYEQLKVSSNAGNELDGAISDSSTD; encoded by the exons ATGATTGAAACTGAGAATGAAGCTGCTGAAAACATTGAGGATGACATACTAG ataTATTTGGATTGAGTCCGGTGGAGCCCTATGAGGATTCGGGTTCTGAGTATGTCCCAGAACAACGTAGCAGGAGCTCATCGAGGAGTTTACAAGACATTCTTGGGGACTCGTCTACTGAAAACAATGAAGAGGGTCAGCCATCTTTTTCAACAAACAAAGATACAAGGAAGCGTATGCGCAAAGAAAGTTTATGGAAAAAGAATGTGAGAAAAAATAAACGAGCTAGAGGTGAGGCATACGTAAATACAAAAGGCGTTCTCATTCCTGCTAAACAAATAGATACAGGTCTTCAATGCACCTGTAATCAAAAATGCCATGACAAAATTGTACATGACAgacaaaaacaacttttttcaaagttttatgccctagcaaattttgatttgcaaaGTGCATACCTATATTCACTCATACATGTCGTGATAAAAGCAAGGTCTTATGTGAGAGTTAGAGATACCACATCGGATCGGGTAGCTGGAAACGTCACATCGAAGCCCAAGGAATTTTCTCGATTGTATCACTTACCAGAGGCGAATGGAAAACATATTCGTGTGTGTAAGTCATTTTTTAAGCAAGTTTTTAAAGTATCGGACGGACGCCTTACAAGGGTTCTGAAAAATAAGCCTCTTGGCGATCCCGCTCCCATTGATAAAAGAGGCCGGCACATTCCGTCGAATAAAACTCCAGAAACAAAAGTAAACGAAGTAAAGGATTTCATCAATACTTTTCCGAAATATGATTCTCACTACACAAGACACAAAAGTGAATCGAGACAGTACTTGCCTCCTCACTTAAATTTGTCAATAATGTACTCTGAATACAAAAGTAAGGTTGCAGGACCAGTTTCAAAATACATattcgaaaaaatatttaatgaaaatttcaaccTCACATTTCATGCTCCAGTAACTGACTCATGTAAGCGATGTGACAATTTCAAAGTAAAAATTGACGCTTGCGATAACAACGagctttctaaaaaaaatgagcTTACTATCGCCAAAGAACTTCATTTGCGAAAAGCAGAATCTgcgatgaaaaatttaaaacttgacATGCAAAATGCGAAGCAGGATAACGATACTACCGTTATAATCTTTGACTTAATGAAGACTCTCCCAACACCAGTAATTTCAACTGGTATTTGCTACTACAAGCGTCAGTTGTGGACCTACTGTTTAGGCATTCATAATGCTGGTACAGACgaaatgtttatgtatgtctgGGATGAATCGACAGCATCCAGGGGACCACAAGAAATAGGTTCATGCCTCCTAAAATTTATCAGAGAACATGTACACACAAAGAGGCTAATCATGTACTCTGACCAGTGTGGCGGGCAAAACCGCAACATAAAAGTTGCAGCGTTATGTATGCATATTGTTTCTAGTCCTCAATTTACAGTGGAAAATATAGACCACAAATTTACGGTCAGCGGACATTCTTTTTCATCTTGCGACCGGGCTTTTGGCTTGgtggaaaaacaaaagaagtatTTCCCAGACATATACGTTCCCGAACATTGGAACAATGTGATATTAGCagcaagaaaaaagaaacctttCAAAATTGTGGAAATGAAAGGAGATGACTTTATATCCACCAAAGCCTTGGAAACTAATATCACAAACAGGAAGATCGGCGTTGATCGAAGTAAAGTTGAATGGCTTAAAATACAGTGgcttttgtacaataaaagccaTCCATTCTCGATGTTCTTCAAATATTCCAACGAGCCAGAAGTTCTTTTCGCAGAGGTTAATTTCAGCAAGAGGTCATCCAAAGATacgtcaaactttgaactcgaGATTTTATTTCCAGAGGGAAGAAAAATCAGccatgagaaaaaaaaagacctTCTATGCCTTTTGGAATATGTTCCACCTATCTATCACCCTTTCTATGAACAACTCAAAGTCTCCTCCAATGCGGGGAATGAACTAGATGGTGCAATTAGTGATTCTTCGACTGATTAA
- the LOC120628731 gene encoding uncharacterized protein LOC120628731 isoform X1, with protein sequence MIETENEAAENIEDDILDPAEATMSATENEATDNIEGDLRDIFGLSPVEPYEDSGSEYVPEQRSRSSSRSLQDILGDSSTENNEEGQPSFSTNKDTRKRMRKESLWKKNVRKNKRARGEAYVNTKGVLIPAKQIDTGLQCTCNQKCHDKIVHDRQKQLFSKFYALANFDLQSAYLYSLIHVVIKARSYVRVRDTTSDRVAGNVTSKPKEFSRLYHLPEANGKHIRVCKSFFKQVFKVSDGRLTRVLKNKPLGDPAPIDKRGRHIPSNKTPETKVNEVKDFINTFPKYDSHYTRHKSESRQYLPPHLNLSIMYSEYKSKVAGPVSKYIFEKIFNENFNLTFHAPVTDSCKRCDNFKVKIDACDNNELSKKNELTIAKELHLRKAESAMKNLKLDMQNAKQDNDTTVIIFDLMKTLPTPVISTGICYYKRQLWTYCLGIHNAGTDEMFMYVWDESTASRGPQEIGSCLLKFIREHVHTKRLIMYSDQCGGQNRNIKVAALCMHIVSSPQFTVENIDHKFTVSGHSFSSCDRAFGLVEKQKKYFPDIYVPEHWNNVILAARKKKPFKIVEMKGDDFISTKALETNITNRKIGVDRSKVEWLKIQWLLYNKSHPFSMFFKYSNEPEVLFAEVNFSKRSSKDTSNFELEILFPEGRKISHEKKKDLLCLLEYVPPIYHPFYEQLKVSSNAGNELDGAISDSSTD encoded by the exons ATGATTGAAACTGAGAATGAAGCTGCTGAAAACATTGAGGATGACATACTAG ACCCAGCAGAAGCTACAATGAGTGCAACTGAGAATGAAGCTACTGACAACATTGAAGGTGACTTACGtg ataTATTTGGATTGAGTCCGGTGGAGCCCTATGAGGATTCGGGTTCTGAGTATGTCCCAGAACAACGTAGCAGGAGCTCATCGAGGAGTTTACAAGACATTCTTGGGGACTCGTCTACTGAAAACAATGAAGAGGGTCAGCCATCTTTTTCAACAAACAAAGATACAAGGAAGCGTATGCGCAAAGAAAGTTTATGGAAAAAGAATGTGAGAAAAAATAAACGAGCTAGAGGTGAGGCATACGTAAATACAAAAGGCGTTCTCATTCCTGCTAAACAAATAGATACAGGTCTTCAATGCACCTGTAATCAAAAATGCCATGACAAAATTGTACATGACAgacaaaaacaacttttttcaaagttttatgccctagcaaattttgatttgcaaaGTGCATACCTATATTCACTCATACATGTCGTGATAAAAGCAAGGTCTTATGTGAGAGTTAGAGATACCACATCGGATCGGGTAGCTGGAAACGTCACATCGAAGCCCAAGGAATTTTCTCGATTGTATCACTTACCAGAGGCGAATGGAAAACATATTCGTGTGTGTAAGTCATTTTTTAAGCAAGTTTTTAAAGTATCGGACGGACGCCTTACAAGGGTTCTGAAAAATAAGCCTCTTGGCGATCCCGCTCCCATTGATAAAAGAGGCCGGCACATTCCGTCGAATAAAACTCCAGAAACAAAAGTAAACGAAGTAAAGGATTTCATCAATACTTTTCCGAAATATGATTCTCACTACACAAGACACAAAAGTGAATCGAGACAGTACTTGCCTCCTCACTTAAATTTGTCAATAATGTACTCTGAATACAAAAGTAAGGTTGCAGGACCAGTTTCAAAATACATattcgaaaaaatatttaatgaaaatttcaaccTCACATTTCATGCTCCAGTAACTGACTCATGTAAGCGATGTGACAATTTCAAAGTAAAAATTGACGCTTGCGATAACAACGagctttctaaaaaaaatgagcTTACTATCGCCAAAGAACTTCATTTGCGAAAAGCAGAATCTgcgatgaaaaatttaaaacttgacATGCAAAATGCGAAGCAGGATAACGATACTACCGTTATAATCTTTGACTTAATGAAGACTCTCCCAACACCAGTAATTTCAACTGGTATTTGCTACTACAAGCGTCAGTTGTGGACCTACTGTTTAGGCATTCATAATGCTGGTACAGACgaaatgtttatgtatgtctgGGATGAATCGACAGCATCCAGGGGACCACAAGAAATAGGTTCATGCCTCCTAAAATTTATCAGAGAACATGTACACACAAAGAGGCTAATCATGTACTCTGACCAGTGTGGCGGGCAAAACCGCAACATAAAAGTTGCAGCGTTATGTATGCATATTGTTTCTAGTCCTCAATTTACAGTGGAAAATATAGACCACAAATTTACGGTCAGCGGACATTCTTTTTCATCTTGCGACCGGGCTTTTGGCTTGgtggaaaaacaaaagaagtatTTCCCAGACATATACGTTCCCGAACATTGGAACAATGTGATATTAGCagcaagaaaaaagaaacctttCAAAATTGTGGAAATGAAAGGAGATGACTTTATATCCACCAAAGCCTTGGAAACTAATATCACAAACAGGAAGATCGGCGTTGATCGAAGTAAAGTTGAATGGCTTAAAATACAGTGgcttttgtacaataaaagccaTCCATTCTCGATGTTCTTCAAATATTCCAACGAGCCAGAAGTTCTTTTCGCAGAGGTTAATTTCAGCAAGAGGTCATCCAAAGATacgtcaaactttgaactcgaGATTTTATTTCCAGAGGGAAGAAAAATCAGccatgagaaaaaaaaagacctTCTATGCCTTTTGGAATATGTTCCACCTATCTATCACCCTTTCTATGAACAACTCAAAGTCTCCTCCAATGCGGGGAATGAACTAGATGGTGCAATTAGTGATTCTTCGACTGATTAA